A single Fundidesulfovibrio soli DNA region contains:
- a CDS encoding PLDc N-terminal domain-containing protein yields the protein MSLTTLVGGFPLWFYVALALPLVLNFWAITHAFYREFPTIQEKMVWLCLVVFVPVVGALIYLFAGKKRGKSTK from the coding sequence ATGAGCCTGACAACTCTCGTCGGGGGGTTCCCCCTCTGGTTCTACGTCGCGCTGGCCCTCCCGCTGGTGCTCAACTTCTGGGCGATCACCCACGCATTCTACCGCGAGTTCCCCACGATACAGGAAAAGATGGTCTGGCTGTGCCTGGTGGTCTTCGTGCCCGTGGTCGGCGCCCTGATCTACCTGTTCGCGGGCAAGAAAAGAGGAAAGTCAACCAAATGA
- a CDS encoding NIL domain-containing protein: MNEIRKIVHLSFSPETSGKPVVCNIIKLYDLCFNILKAHITPREVGEMILEINGLEKAVSDAMDYLKEHGVKITPVGQKIRKDETSCMHCGVCTALCRPRALSVDRSTWKVTFDPEKCVACGLCVKVCPVKAMETQLENGTI; this comes from the coding sequence ATGAACGAGATCAGAAAGATCGTGCACCTGAGCTTCTCCCCGGAGACTTCCGGCAAGCCCGTCGTGTGCAACATCATCAAGCTCTACGACCTCTGCTTCAACATCCTCAAGGCGCACATCACGCCCCGCGAGGTCGGCGAGATGATCCTTGAGATCAACGGCCTGGAGAAGGCCGTGAGCGACGCCATGGATTACCTCAAGGAGCACGGCGTCAAGATCACGCCCGTGGGCCAGAAGATCCGCAAGGACGAGACCTCCTGCATGCACTGCGGCGTGTGCACCGCGCTGTGCCGTCCCCGCGCCCTCTCCGTGGACAGGAGCACCTGGAAGGTCACCTTCGACCCCGAGAAATGCGTGGCCTGCGGCCTGTGCGTGAAAGTCTGCCCGGTGAAGGCCATGGAGACCCAGTTGGAGAACGGCACCATCTAG
- the ybgF gene encoding tol-pal system protein YbgF produces the protein MSRKHIAALAALLMLSGCAGSSDAPVKGKPVDPTAQAQANALAEVDGLRSRVQQLSAQVEELNLQVRSLTSGDGGGGSASLPELSRRIQKLEGNLKQVAAQLGVEVDGQVPAAQQGQAPAADQGQPAMQQAAQQQPQAQAPAKTPGKPTDVPAATNTDPAEAIYSKGMQAFQAKEYDKAASMWSDVAKNYPKHTLAPNAYFWMGEAYFQKGDMPQAVLNYQEVIEKFPKNNKVPSAMLKQGMAFQKLNKKEAAKMIFQDLIKKFPDSAEARRAKSLI, from the coding sequence ATGAGCCGTAAGCATATCGCCGCATTGGCCGCCCTGCTCATGCTCTCGGGCTGCGCAGGAAGCTCCGACGCCCCGGTGAAAGGCAAACCCGTGGACCCCACCGCCCAGGCCCAGGCCAACGCCCTGGCCGAGGTGGACGGCCTGCGGTCCCGCGTGCAGCAACTCTCCGCCCAGGTGGAGGAACTGAACCTCCAGGTGCGCTCCCTGACCTCCGGCGACGGCGGCGGCGGTTCGGCCTCCCTGCCGGAACTCTCCAGGCGCATCCAGAAGCTGGAGGGCAACCTGAAGCAGGTGGCCGCGCAGCTCGGCGTCGAGGTCGACGGCCAGGTGCCCGCCGCCCAGCAGGGACAGGCCCCGGCCGCCGACCAGGGCCAGCCCGCCATGCAGCAGGCCGCGCAGCAGCAGCCCCAGGCCCAGGCGCCCGCCAAAACTCCGGGCAAGCCCACGGACGTTCCCGCCGCCACCAACACGGACCCGGCCGAAGCCATCTACTCCAAGGGCATGCAGGCCTTCCAGGCCAAGGAGTACGACAAGGCCGCCTCCATGTGGAGCGACGTGGCCAAGAACTACCCCAAGCACACCCTGGCCCCCAACGCCTACTTCTGGATGGGCGAGGCCTACTTCCAGAAGGGCGACATGCCCCAGGCAGTGCTCAACTACCAGGAAGTCATCGAAAAGTTCCCCAAGAACAACAAGGTGCCCTCGGCGATGCTCAAGCAGGGCATGGCCTTCCAGAAGCTGAACAAGAAAGAGGCCGCCAAGATGATTTTCCAGGACCTGATCAAGAAATTCCCCGACTCGGCCGAGGCACGCCGGGCCAAGAGCCTCATCTAA
- the lspA gene encoding signal peptidase II, which yields MKPHYMLAASLAATVALLDQATKYLVQKHILLFTGREVIPGFFNLVHTLNKGAAFGFLNDTGGNWQTYFFLGASALAVVIIANLLTKAQPGDTIFVVALGLILGGAIGNMVDRIRSGEVIDFLDFYIGSFHWPAFNVADIAITCGSLALIISLYERKRP from the coding sequence GTGAAGCCACACTACATGCTCGCCGCGAGCCTCGCCGCCACCGTCGCCCTGCTGGACCAGGCAACGAAATACCTGGTGCAGAAGCACATTCTGCTTTTCACCGGGCGCGAGGTCATCCCCGGTTTCTTCAATCTGGTGCACACCCTCAACAAGGGCGCGGCGTTCGGCTTCCTGAACGACACCGGCGGCAACTGGCAGACCTATTTCTTCCTGGGGGCCTCGGCCCTGGCGGTGGTCATCATCGCCAACCTGCTCACCAAGGCCCAGCCCGGGGATACCATCTTCGTTGTCGCGCTGGGCCTGATTCTCGGCGGAGCCATCGGCAACATGGTGGACCGCATCCGCTCGGGCGAAGTGATCGACTTCCTCGACTTCTACATCGGCTCCTTCCACTGGCCCGCCTTCAACGTGGCCGACATCGCCATCACATGCGGCTCGCTGGCCCTGATAATCTCGCTCTACGAACGCAAGAGGCCCTGA
- a CDS encoding PilZ domain-containing protein produces the protein MEEDKRTFLRIPTNLRGRIRLLASDKELQLFREAPITSTSVSVMELKSAGVNEALVNALAGIDRKLDLLISVHSQDNLLDDFPHAVQIGEISGAGVKLTSTLPLEIGQMIECVITLTQVPIRMAGVIGRVVRNEDVSGVPGWAVDFTRVRDRDLESIVQFVFQTQRDELRVKMWE, from the coding sequence ATGGAAGAAGACAAACGCACGTTCCTGCGCATCCCCACCAACCTGCGCGGCAGGATCAGGCTGCTCGCCTCCGACAAGGAGCTGCAGCTCTTCCGCGAGGCGCCCATCACCAGCACATCGGTCTCCGTCATGGAGCTCAAGAGCGCGGGGGTGAACGAGGCCCTGGTGAACGCCCTGGCCGGCATCGACCGCAAGCTGGACCTGCTCATCTCCGTGCACAGCCAGGACAACCTCCTGGACGACTTCCCCCACGCTGTGCAGATCGGCGAGATCTCTGGCGCAGGGGTCAAGCTGACCAGCACCCTGCCGCTGGAAATCGGCCAGATGATCGAATGCGTCATCACCCTGACCCAGGTGCCGATCCGCATGGCCGGTGTCATCGGGCGCGTGGTGCGCAACGAGGATGTGAGCGGCGTTCCCGGCTGGGCCGTGGACTTCACCCGCGTGCGCGACCGCGACCTGGAGTCCATCGTTCAATTCGTGTTTCAAACCCAGCGCGACGAGCTGCGCGTCAAGATGTGGGAGTAA